AGACGAGGTGGGAAAGTCCTCTTTTGGGGTATGCACTGCCACGCTTGCCTTTAAACCATGACATTGTGGGTTCAAGTCTCTGCAGGATTGAGTAAAGATAACAGCTGGACCAAGTATGATGCAGGTTACTTTGCTGAATGTTTTTACGGATGTGCGCTGAGAGTCAAACTACCATCGGCTATGCAATCTGACAATATCAATACTAATCTAATAGAAAAAAATATTACCTGTTGCAGTGCCTGTATCAATGATATTTTTGGCAGATGAGATACCAAAACAATAGTGCATAGACATTGATATCATGGCATATGATATCATTGTAATTTCTGCATAGAGTCCCTCCAATAGTTTAGCACATTGCATATCAGACCCCTCATGGGATCCATGCTTTTCTCAAAAATCTCATACTTTTTGTTCCTGGCCCTAAATCCAGAGTAAATGTTTACATATTTTTTATATTGGCATTATCTTTTTCATTGCAGTCAATATAGGATTGTTCTGGAAGATGGGTCAGAAGCTTGGCGGTTATGACGTCATTTGTAAAAAGAGATTATGGAAGAAGATCTATGATAGGCTAGGTGGTAGTGCTGAGAGCACCAGTGCAGCAACATGTACCAGACGACACTATGAAAGGTAAGGAAGCTGGTCAATTACTATGAGGCTATTCATCAACCAACCAAAGAGTTTACAGTAGGAGAGTGTGGACTATATGCCATGCGCCAAGTAACTATGAAATAGTACTGACGTCTCTGCCTCGgaaaagccaaatggactataggaAATTAACCAAATATGTCATTTAAAAAGTGCCCATATGTTATTAGGTGCACATATGAAATTGAGGAGTAGTGTTTTCCAATAGGTGTCAGCCATAAAAGAACAATTGCCTGTGACAATAACCTATAAATATCTTGttaaatatttttatcaataccAATGCTATTTGTGTATAGGAATACAACTCCCaagatttaaataaatataatttttcaccaggttcgccgtcacaTATAATAAAGGAGAtaagcagaaaaagtgatcccgctcAGGAATCAagcccaggacctcaggtttatgagacctgtgccttaaccactgggCCACGGCAGCTTTGTGATTAGTTGAAATTCGAACCTATAAGCCGTCaattaaattcattattatgcaacagcgaacctggtgaaaaattacatttatttatataattcctgtcGATCATGCAACTGTTTTTCCATGTCCCAAGATTCGAATTAAATTTTTGCCTatgtcttttattttttattagatTAATTTTACCCTACGAGAGACATCTGAAAGGATTAGGTCACCTGCCACTGCCAAGACCATACCAGAGGCCGAGATCCAAAGATGGGGAAGACGACGCACAATACAATGGCGACGCCTACTCCAAAGAAGATGAATATGACTGGGAAAACCAAATGGAGGAGGAGAAAAAGATGAAGATGGAGGAGGATGAAGATGACGAAGCCACGAGAACAAGGAAAGCACTGAAAGCTTTGAAGCAGAAAAGGAAACCAAAGGAGAAGGTCAAGAAGCTTAAAGATCAACTTAAAGAGATCAGGGACAAGAAAGCACAGGTATGTATTattaatagggatgcccactgtccatacagtttccactagaacgatttttcatttactgtgtgcgtgcactcacacacgtattgtctatggagaaactgatcgatacaagaaatcccaggcctgttaaatggcgtacatacttgtttttgatccaaatgtaggcctttatcagggtgtttcaagaaattcctgattccaccggaaaacattaaccaaactttttcctgattggtcagtaaatagagaggaccttcctccatgcagagatcaacttttttaatgaaaaatttaatgagatgagaactacaacaggttgaagtgacaccattccgtgcatcaggtgttcaaacgcaaattatttccgaatttggagtgaatcagacaagcaaacttacatagtcataaaatgtaactatttttgaagacaaaatgttcaggatgttaagaaatttaagaatgtttaagcctaccgcggcccatctcaaatcatgcacttctcactaccatgtccatttcatatgctatccatcatggcttccatgcacacacagtgtattgctcaatgtattaaagataacctttgagttggagcaaatttctcaaaattggtagtgattaatattaccaaacttatgccatgatgaaatataataatttttgaagataaaatgtgctgaccgtaaaagattgaacaatgtttaagactaccgccattcatttgaaataatgcacttattgttcatctcctctatggagatattttccatggcggccatctatgatcatgcttatgcggtttcaccaaacaaaccatgggttttgaggtcttatatttttgttgtatgtcaacaaaatcgattaaattttcaggatgatcttattttcatgttgttataagcaaatataatgttccagataacgctagttaataaatacattaagaaaaagtaccttaaaattgcactttctgttagtaatccttttggactttaacttttaacatgttctagcagccctatataaaaccgtaacactcaaaaggccatatctctggaatgaaacgtccgattaagattatttaaacgccaaaatgtttctttcatcaattcccagccaataagttaggtctgaatcaatttaaaagtacttcaatttttagtggacatgcctattattaATTCATTTTCCAATCATACACTACATTGGAAGGTGCAAAAGTCTAGGCCTTTGTGGGCACACATCAATACAATACTCTTAGAGCCGAACCCTAACACCCCAGGTGCTTTTTTTgcgatgggaagggaaagaaggaataaagagagaaaacaaagaaagaagttttttgggtgggattcaaacccgagacctgCATGCCAAGCACTAACTAGGtcagcgacactttgccacgggtcttgggctttgcTGACCAGCAAAACTTAAGGCGATTGTGTCATTACACCacatgggatgcacgcacgaacagcgcatatatcaagtagtattttgtagtacctttgtgtgttagggttaaggaaaagAAAGCATAGTATACTGATTTTTATTATGCACTgcttgtgttgatttgcaaattgTAATATTTGTCTCATATGTGAAGGTGATGGCATTGTGGATGCTTCAGTAACATGTTGTGTCTTGACATATGTCATAGTTGAAGTCAACTTTGCACTGTTTCTGATGGTTATAATGACTAGAATGTATTTATGAAAATATCCAATAATactagggtggccacaatgctagctattgtgtgtacccctgcctacatacacaaatgtatggtgaaaatgtaacagattctgcagcagttggaaaacttttgggcattttgaattccatataatttgtctcctactaacttctgtgcaaacccgactacctaattagatagaaaatattctgctggtaatgaaggtgaatatagcatttttgtacggtcacgcataaaaaagttacgcacaaaataattttttgtcatcaaataaaactattttcccaaagatgtacaattatgctatattcagttttgCAATCTAGACCatcagagcaaaatcctgtgcaaataTCGGACAATTTGAttgtgtagtttaggaaatacaggcctttgaaggtcaaaattggcacataatagcgccctcaacggtgaaaatcacatatatttaccttaacagtcctggcaaaagagttatttttgtgatttcagccattttaaaaatgttgtaaagaagcaaatatagcaattatgaccctggatttttaatatttgcataaatgaacattaaataaacaaaaacaatacatctcgtgccttctttggctttattcccacaagtatcgctccgtgaatatgcaaatttatgacaaaatcaggattttcctaaaaatggggtaaaaattgccaattttgcgaatctttaaaaggctgtatcttcgcaacggattgtccgattgagttgattcaagaggtttttaaaatcattttgcagcaggaacaatcctgacagaaaaagtaattccaggggtgggtttgaaattttcatgtgaccaccctaaTAATACATGTGAATGAAACTGAACAGAGAAAGATCAAAAGGAAGTTatttttgtcacaattttatGTTGCTTTAAAAGAAACAAACTTTTCAAAGATAAttcttaattttgtttgtttatttgttgtttacaGATGAGTTTGCAGCCTATTGCTTCCAAAGATGGTCTTCTCCAATCAGGTCTCAATCTTCCGCCATCTGTGACCTCTACAAGCAACACCAAACCAAATATGCCTGGTGTCATGGCTGACAAGGCAGTTCTCTTCCCCAACCTTCCACCTGGCTTAATCCCCACCACCAGCCTTGGCGGCTTTCGACAAATCACAGTCACCTCAGAAGGAGGAGTACCCGGTTCCATGGGTCCGGTCATTCTTACGATTCCCTCCCCACATCATTCACATCTGATGAATCCATTACCACCAGGTGTTATCGCCGCAAATCCTATTACAACAGGATCGGTATCGTCGTCCGGTGAAACAAAACCAATGATTAATGGGTTTAGTGGTGTGATAACAAGAGCGCCGATGTTACCTACTAATACGCCTGCTGCTGCTACATCACAAGCGCCTTCAATATCCCAAAATCCAGTTATTATGAGGGCATCACAAGCAGAATCTCGACCATCTGGGCATCTACCTCTACCTACTGCTCCCCACAGTAAGACCATCAACAGTAAGGCCATCAACAACATCAATGCAACAATAAGGCCTCAGACAAGTCCAATTCCTGGGTCTACCATCACCTCAAGACCATCTGTGATCCAACACACACAACATGCAAGAACTCCACCTTACATGCATGGCAATGCTGTGCATCCAAGCGATCTTATTCTGCGGAATCTGTCGCCTCGCAAAGCACAGGCGGATAAACCTGAaggtaaaaatcaccaaaacggTCCCGATCCGATCATTGTGACCCCGGTCAACCCATATTTACCCAGGTTTCCAGGCATGCCACCTATGATGATGCCTGGTCAGTTACCTTTTCCGCATCCTGCATTACACGAACAGCCACCGATGAACGCTAAAAGACGAAGAACTGAATCGGGCAAAGAAAACCTGGATGGCCAGTCGCCATCCACCGCCAGTCTACCGCCTCATATGTCTCCATTTTATCCTGTGTCAGTACCAATGCCAGTGCCAAGATTGGTACAACCTCCATTCAAAGTCTTCCTGAGCAGGATGAACCGTGTGACTTAAGTATGCCAAAGAAACGCAAACACGAAGATCGTAGTCAGGAGAGGCTTGTTATCAAGGAGAGAAAACATAACAACTCTCCGTCGCCTCATGTGAGATCTATACACGGATCAAAACATAAAAACATTACCGATTACCAATCGGAAGTGTTGAATAACAGAATGCATAGGATAGATGAAAGACATCGTAGCGTACATGGCAGAGTGCCTCCCATTGGAGAACACCACCACCATCAGCTACATAGCTCGTTAGTCAAAATGACCCTTCACCTCGCGGGTCAATAACGCAAGGCGTGATCAACCCACCCATCAACAGTATTACCAAAGCACACCGAGACTCGTTGTCTTTGTCATCTGCGAGCACGCATGTCAAAAGAGAAGTAACATCGCACC
The Amphiura filiformis chromosome 3, Afil_fr2py, whole genome shotgun sequence DNA segment above includes these coding regions:
- the LOC140147974 gene encoding uncharacterized protein isoform X1 — encoded protein: MDKYRLQWAGAPCGQHGSYTFYKAVKFFKNGRWRIVSLGEFFFLKFSETDPLCIGELQLLWEDRSADGLMLSSSRFYFLPESTPDGRKQNHGEDEVIAVEGKSIFKLEDLMDWVCTGVEWNRGSLAVCSKDVKGGPQCNNNNGQLDDFALNNSKLNYADVKQEKKLIGDDDSNGRVKILSFPGYCRYKTALKRLENHPDGWLNDALVRALGGFTVPHRGTKLMYCKDEFEHPTLAFHEKLCDHLAPNLKGRPRKKKFSEKEKLSLLVRRTSQDDSAIIPDANIEDIKVERVKTPKHKSKKRHKRNKHRRAENEESEVTGHVDAELGEDQTEERVKVKKGRKSMESHLLAFMKSRNTPITRVPNLGFKKINIGLFWKMGQKLGGYDVICKKRLWKKIYDRLGGSAESTSAATCTRRHYERLILPYERHLKGLGHLPLPRPYQRPRSKDGEDDAQYNGDAYSKEDEYDWENQMEEEKKMKMEEDEDDEATRTRKALKALKQKRKPKEKVKKLKDQLKEIRDKKAQMSLQPIASKDGLLQSGLNLPPSVTSTSNTKPNMPGVMADKAVLFPNLPPGLIPTTSLGGFRQITVTSEGGVPGSMGPVILTIPSPHHSHLMNPLPPGVIAANPITTGSVSSSGETKPMINGFSGVITRAPMLPTNTPAAATSQAPSISQNPVIMRASQAESRPSGHLPLPTAPHSKTINSKAINNINATIRPQTSPIPGSTITSRPSVIQHTQHARTPPYMHGNAVHPSDLILRNLSPRKAQADKPEGKNHQNGPDPIIVTPVNPYLPRFPGMPPMMMPGQLPFPHPALHEQPPMNAKRRRTESGKENLDGQSPSTASLPPHMSPFYPVSVPMPVPRLVQPPFKVFLSRMNRVT
- the LOC140147974 gene encoding uncharacterized protein isoform X2 encodes the protein MDKYRLQWAGAPCGQHGSYTFYKAVKFFKNGRWRIVSLGEFFFLKFSETDPLCIGELQLLWEDRSADGLMLSSSRFYFLPESTPDGRKQNHGEDEVIAVEGKSIFKLEDLMDWVCTGVEWNRGSLAVCSKDVKGGPQCNNNNGQLDDFALNNSDDDSNGRVKILSFPGYCRYKTALKRLENHPDGWLNDALVRALGGFTVPHRGTKLMYCKDEFEHPTLAFHEKLCDHLAPNLKGRPRKKKFSEKEKLSLLVRRTSQDDSAIIPDANIEDIKVERVKTPKHKSKKRHKRNKHRRAENEESEVTGHVDAELGEDQTEERVKVKKGRKSMESHLLAFMKSRNTPITRVPNLGFKKINIGLFWKMGQKLGGYDVICKKRLWKKIYDRLGGSAESTSAATCTRRHYERLILPYERHLKGLGHLPLPRPYQRPRSKDGEDDAQYNGDAYSKEDEYDWENQMEEEKKMKMEEDEDDEATRTRKALKALKQKRKPKEKVKKLKDQLKEIRDKKAQMSLQPIASKDGLLQSGLNLPPSVTSTSNTKPNMPGVMADKAVLFPNLPPGLIPTTSLGGFRQITVTSEGGVPGSMGPVILTIPSPHHSHLMNPLPPGVIAANPITTGSVSSSGETKPMINGFSGVITRAPMLPTNTPAAATSQAPSISQNPVIMRASQAESRPSGHLPLPTAPHSKTINSKAINNINATIRPQTSPIPGSTITSRPSVIQHTQHARTPPYMHGNAVHPSDLILRNLSPRKAQADKPEGKNHQNGPDPIIVTPVNPYLPRFPGMPPMMMPGQLPFPHPALHEQPPMNAKRRRTESGKENLDGQSPSTASLPPHMSPFYPVSVPMPVPRLVQPPFKVFLSRMNRVT